The window AGACAAAGAATCAGGCACGTTCAAACGCCACTGCCTTACTCGACTTTGATCTCTTCTTTGACCTTCTGAACGAAGTGAGGCGCCTTGCCTCCCTTGCTCAGTTCTTCCGAACGTTTGAGCGCCTCGTCTTTCTGGTCAAACTCGAAAACGGCAACCCGTTTCAAGTTTTGACTAAAGACACCCCAATAAAGACGCAAGCGAACATCGGCGGCCGCCTTCTTGGTTTTCCGGCTGGACGCTTTTTTTCGCTTGGCCTCAGCGGCCAACTTTTCAGCGGCTTCTGCTTCGGCAGCTTTTTCCTGACGGCTGATGACCTTTCGAGCCATAAATCAGAGCTGTGGGGGTTGGAGGGTGAACAATCAAAAACCAATGGACGAACTGCGAAGCGTATCCATTCACCAGCGTTTTGTCACGGGGCTAGCGTCTAAAGCGGCAAGCAATGTGAAAAATTGCCCAAAAGGATCGCTGTTCGCGTGCGACAAAGTCGGCTACGCTTGGATTTGTGGACGACGGGCCCGACACGGCTAACATTGGCCTTCCGGTTCGGTCGCACGAATCTCAAATAGTAAACAGCAAGAGGTTGAGCATGCAGGTGAACGTTTCCGCCCGTCACGGGGCATTGCAACCCGGCGACCAAGCATTGGTCGAAGAAAAGGCCCTCAAACTGCGACGTCTTTATGATCGAGTGAATGCGATCGACGTCACAATCGACCTCGAAAATCTCGACAAACCCCACGTCGAATTTCGCATTTCCGTCGAGCATTCTGATGATTTGATCGCGCACGCCGAAGCGACCACCGTCATCGCTGCTTTGGACTCCGCCATCCCCAAAGCTGAACAACAGTTGCGGAAGCTGAAAGAGAAAAAGACAGAACATCGCGCCACCGCCCACAAACACATCGAAAGCGTCGACACCAACGACGAATGAGCCCTCGGCCCGTCCTCGTTGCGAATCCGTGCCGGCATTTCAACTAAACGCTTCCATTCATTCGCATTTCAGACAATTTGTTCCATGAAGTTCTCCGACTTTGTAAAAACCGGCGCAATCCGCGCCGAATTGACCGCCACAACCAAAGAAGCGGTGATCGACGAACTGGTCCAGTCGCTTCTTGATGCTGGCGAAATTTCCGCTGACCAGCGTGACGATATCGTCGCTGCGATCATGAAGCGGGAAGAACTCGGCAGCACCGGCATCGGCCGTGGTGTCGCCGTCCCTCACACCAAACACCCCAGCGTTCAACAACTTGTTGGCACCGTGGGTGTCAGCGAGCAAGGAGTCGATTTCGATTCGCTCGACGGTGAACGCGTTCAACTTTTCTTCCTCTTGATCAGCCCGCCCGAACGCCCCGGCGATCACTTGCGTGCTCTCGAGAACATTTCTCGCCAACTGCGTGACGAATCGTTCTGCCGCTTCCTCAAACAGAGCAAGACTGCCGACGATATCCAACAACTGCTGCAAGAAGCCGACGACAACCAATTTGCCGCCGGTTGAACGCTTTCCTGCTGAAACAATTCTTCAACATGAACAAACAACCAGGCAGTACCAAGCCAACACCGATGCTTGTCGGCCCTGCGCTACCAACTGCCGTTTGCAATGTTGATTCCACTGTCACCCGCACCGCGGTGATCGCATGAGTGCCCCAATACACGAGCGTTCTGTTCGTGTCGTCAATCGCCAAGGTTTGCACGCCCGGCCAGCCGATTTGCTGGTTCGCTGTGCGTCGGAATTCCAATGCCAGATCTTCCTGCAAAAGGGATCTGAAAAGGTGGATTGCCGTAGCATCCTGTCTCTGTTGACGCTCGGTGCCACCGAAGGAACCGACCTGACGGTTTCCGCGCAAGGACAAGACGCCGAACAAGCCCTCGAAGCCGTCGGTCGTTTGTTTGACCTCGGTTTTCACGAACTTGACGAGAACTCTGGTTCGCCTGCCTGTTCGGCCGGCGGCACCAGCGATTCTCCCGACCAATCACCCTCGTAGAGAGATCCAAATGTCGTTTTTCCCGATCCTTGTTTCCCATTGCCCGGTGGTGCCGGTTCGCGTTTAGACAGCCTTTCCCACAACCAACAACGAAGCTTCGTCACGAAGCCACTCGCCGAAATCACCCGACACTCGCCCGAACCTGGCGACATCGTTGATCGTTTTTGGCGTCGCCTCATCCAGTCGTTTTGCAACGGCGGGCTGCTTGAATTTGGCGTTGTGGAATCGATCGCTACCAAGCGACTTCCACGCCCCGGTGATTCACACGGCCTGACGATTCATGCGGGTGGTGAAGAAACCGCCTCTCGGCGAACGAAGAATCAGTTGGTTGGAAAACTTGGTTTGTGCCTAGCACATTCCTGACCTCTGAACGCACAAGAAGAAACCAATCGGATCGAGTCATTCGGCATCGAAGCATGATGCTTGAATTGCAAGGCATTCCCGTGTCACCGGGTGTCGCCATCGGCCCAGCCCTCGTGTTGGACGCTGATGGATACCGCATCCCGCGTTGCATCGTCCCGGCGTCTGACGTCGAGGATGAGTTCGCGCGTCTGCACACAGCGGTCGACTTGGTCAGCGCCCATCTGGAACACAGCCGGCTGGAAACCACTGCTACCGCCGGTCGTTCTACCGGTGACATCTTCGCAGCCCAATTGCAGATGCTGCATGACCCGCGATTGCACTCGGAATTGCAACGCAGGATCGGCGAAGACCGCCAATCAGCCGCGTTTGCCGTCAGCGGAGTGCTGCACAATTACGCATCGGCTCTTCGCCGACTCGACAACCCGTTGCTGGCCGATCGAGCTCAGGACGTGCTGGACATCGAGCGACAACTGCTGATGCAACTCGGCGCTGTCACTCGCCAACCCCTGTCTGATCTCAGCGAACCTGTCATCGTGCTTTCGCACATGCTAACGCCCAGCGAAACGGCCAACCTCGACCGCCGATTCGTCAAAGGATTCTGCACCGAAACCGGTGGTCCCGGCGGCCACACCGCGATCGTTGCAAAAGGCCTTGAAATCCCAGCCGTGGTTGGCATCGGTGACTTCCTGCATCAAATCGCTGGCTCCAACTGTGTGATCGTCGATGGCGACCGCGGGAAGCTGATTGTCGATCCAGATGACGATGTTCTGGAAAACTACCGCGAAAGAGCGGAGTACCGGCGTTCCTTGGCGGTGCGGTTGGCGGAACTCAGCCAACTACCGGCCGAAACGACTGACGGCGTTCGCATTCAACTCAACGCGAATATTGAATTTCCACACGAGACCGTGGCCTGCATCGATCGCGGTGCGGACGGAATCGGTCTTTATCGAACTGAATTCTTGTACTTGTCTTCCGATGACGAACCATCTGAAGAAGACCATTACCAGGCGTACTCCGAAGTCGTTCAAAAGATGGACGGCCGCCCGGTTGTCATCCGGACGCTCGACTTGGGTGCCGACAAAATGGGCCGTGGCAACATGGCTCATCGCGAAAACAATCCGTTTCTAGGATTGCGAAGCATCCGCTTGTCCCTTCGCAATCTCGACGTGTTCCGGCCACAGCTACGTGCTGTTCTACGAGCTGCGGTGCATGGCGACGTTCGCGTGATGTTCCCGCTGATCACCACGATCAACGAGCTTCGACAGGCCCGCATGCTGCTGAACGTCGTCGCCGAAGACTTGCAGGAATCAGGCCTGCCGTACCGCAGCGACTTGCCCGTCGGAATGATGGTCGAAGTCCCGGCTGCGGTGATGATGTTGGAACACTTCGCCAGCGAAGTCGATTTCTTCAGCATCGGCACCAACGATTTAGCTCAGTACACATTGGCCGTCGATCGAAGCAACGAATACGTCGCGGACCTCTATCAATCGAGCGACCCCGCAGTACTTCGATTGATTCAACACAGCATCGATGTGGCGGCAAAAAGCCAAACGCCCGTGAGCGTTTGTGGCGAGATGAGCAGCAACCCTGGCCGCGCTCTGTTGTTGCTCGGCATGGGTGTTCGCAATCTCAGTGTGCCGCCGTCGGCGCTGCCTCGAGTGAAAAAAGTCATACGCAATGTTTCGATCGATCAATGCAAAGCGATTGCCGAACGCGTGATGAAACTGGAAGCCGCTCGCGACGTCGACCTGTATCTGCTGGATCGCCTGTCCGACTTGGCTCCTGAATTGGTGATGCAATGAGAACCCGGCCTTCTCGGCAATCACCCAATTTGCACCCCGCCGATCAACTGCGGGTCCGCTATCGCGTTCGTTTCGCGAAAACAGGGTTGCTGCGTTGGATCAGCCACCGCGACTTGGCTTTGTTGTTCGAACGCGTTGCACGACGAGTCGCCCTGCCCTTGTCGATGACCGAAGGCTTTCACCCGACACCACGAATTGCATTCCCATCGGCATTGCCACTCGGGATTGAAAGTCTCGATGAAGTGGCTGAAATCGACTTGTGCGAAGACATAGAAGCCGACGAACTGTTGCAGCGTCTCCGTGGCGATGAGCAACCCGGCCTCACGATTCATTCGGTTGAAAAGATTCCCGACGGCGTGAAGAAGGCTCGCATCGCGGCGACCCAATACACCGTTTCGCTGCCTGA of the Rhodopirellula baltica SH 1 genome contains:
- a CDS encoding HPr family phosphocarrier protein produces the protein MSAPIHERSVRVVNRQGLHARPADLLVRCASEFQCQIFLQKGSEKVDCRSILSLLTLGATEGTDLTVSAQGQDAEQALEAVGRLFDLGFHELDENSGSPACSAGGTSDSPDQSPS
- the ptsP gene encoding phosphoenolpyruvate--protein phosphotransferase, with translation MPSTFLTSERTRRNQSDRVIRHRSMMLELQGIPVSPGVAIGPALVLDADGYRIPRCIVPASDVEDEFARLHTAVDLVSAHLEHSRLETTATAGRSTGDIFAAQLQMLHDPRLHSELQRRIGEDRQSAAFAVSGVLHNYASALRRLDNPLLADRAQDVLDIERQLLMQLGAVTRQPLSDLSEPVIVLSHMLTPSETANLDRRFVKGFCTETGGPGGHTAIVAKGLEIPAVVGIGDFLHQIAGSNCVIVDGDRGKLIVDPDDDVLENYRERAEYRRSLAVRLAELSQLPAETTDGVRIQLNANIEFPHETVACIDRGADGIGLYRTEFLYLSSDDEPSEEDHYQAYSEVVQKMDGRPVVIRTLDLGADKMGRGNMAHRENNPFLGLRSIRLSLRNLDVFRPQLRAVLRAAVHGDVRVMFPLITTINELRQARMLLNVVAEDLQESGLPYRSDLPVGMMVEVPAAVMMLEHFASEVDFFSIGTNDLAQYTLAVDRSNEYVADLYQSSDPAVLRLIQHSIDVAAKSQTPVSVCGEMSSNPGRALLLLGMGVRNLSVPPSALPRVKKVIRNVSIDQCKAIAERVMKLEAARDVDLYLLDRLSDLAPELVMQ
- the hpf gene encoding ribosome hibernation-promoting factor, HPF/YfiA family, with amino-acid sequence MQVNVSARHGALQPGDQALVEEKALKLRRLYDRVNAIDVTIDLENLDKPHVEFRISVEHSDDLIAHAEATTVIAALDSAIPKAEQQLRKLKEKKTEHRATAHKHIESVDTNDE
- a CDS encoding TIGR03936 family radical SAM-associated protein — translated: MRTRPSRQSPNLHPADQLRVRYRVRFAKTGLLRWISHRDLALLFERVARRVALPLSMTEGFHPTPRIAFPSALPLGIESLDEVAEIDLCEDIEADELLQRLRGDEQPGLTIHSVEKIPDGVKKARIAATQYTVSLPDDWDESKREQVNQNIEALKQKESVSVERKGKTVTAIVKEHLPTIELQDNQLFARMVLADGASLKMQDLLDLLDLSDWPERGATIVRTGVELKGPNPN
- a CDS encoding PTS sugar transporter subunit IIA; translation: MKFSDFVKTGAIRAELTATTKEAVIDELVQSLLDAGEISADQRDDIVAAIMKREELGSTGIGRGVAVPHTKHPSVQQLVGTVGVSEQGVDFDSLDGERVQLFFLLISPPERPGDHLRALENISRQLRDESFCRFLKQSKTADDIQQLLQEADDNQFAAG